Part of the Zea mays cultivar B73 chromosome 4, Zm-B73-REFERENCE-NAM-5.0, whole genome shotgun sequence genome is shown below.
GACGGGCACCCACAGCATGAGCTCCCTGGTCTTTATCCCCTTCACCTTCCTGATCCGGCCCTTCTCGGCGTACCCGGTGATCTCGGCGCCGTAGGAGACGAGGCGTCCGAGGCTCCGGAAGACGTGGTCGACCCTCCTGCCCTGCTTCAGCCACACGTACCCGGTCTCCTGGACGTAGCCGCACTCCGTCAGGTCCTCCAGCGGCAGCAGGCCGTTGGGGAGGCCTGCTTCCCTCAGCAGGAGCTGCGCGCACAGCTGACAGGCCTCGTCGCCGTAGTAGACCTCGGCCTTGGCCTTGGCCTTGGCCTTGAGCTCGGCGTCGTCGTCGGCTACAAGCGCCATGCtatgctagctagctagctatatATCCCTCTCTGATCACGTTGGCTTTGTTTgctctgtgtgtgtgtgtgtgtgtgtggatgCCTTTATATAGGAAATGGCATGTGAAATCGTGCTTCGACGTGTAAGGAATTCTCCGTCGTGCCATTGGATGTTTACTAGGAAgaaggacatggtggtggccggcCGTAAACCTGTAGGGTACTCTCTTTTTCTCTCTGTCAGGTTTCATTATATGTTGAAGCAGTGTAATTAAATGTGTGTTGGAGTAGAGGATGGCCCAACGATTGGAGTTATGTCCTGCCCACCGGTCATGGTAGTTCACACTGGTTTGGTTTTGATCCAAATTCGATCGTTTTTTTTTTGTACACCTAAGATTTATGCATGGTGATATATTTGCGAAGAATTAAAAAAAAAGCTTCAATTTGATCGGCAACGAACGACGTTGCACGGATACAAACACCAAGGCCGCAAGTCCAAAATTGCTATCGTTTGCTAGAGGGAGAAGATCGATGTTGGGAAGCTATAGGGGCACACACATTCAAATGTGCACACGTACATACGTGATGGCCGGTCATGGCGTCTTCGCTCATGCGCCGATACAAGACAACAGCACCGCCGACGTACGTAATTGTGTATGTACGTATGCAAAGCTAGCCGAATAATGATCAGCCCACCCGGCCGGCCTATATATAAATGTAAAATGTGTCGGTGGATCGAGAGATTCAATAATATCCAACCATCAAAATTCC
Proteins encoded:
- the LOC100278076 gene encoding uncharacterized protein LOC100278076, whose translation is MALVADDDAELKAKAKAKAEVYYGDEACQLCAQLLLREAGLPNGLLPLEDLTECGYVQETGYVWLKQGRRVDHVFRSLGRLVSYGAEITGYAEKGRIRKVKGIKTRELMLWVPVEEIAALGDPAAGGKLVCKSVAGITRTFPASAFHVPEKAAAAEEVKVDCARAPPATPVLVLMDRSGAPPVVKNN